A stretch of the Notamacropus eugenii isolate mMacEug1 chromosome 2, mMacEug1.pri_v2, whole genome shotgun sequence genome encodes the following:
- the LOC140523337 gene encoding olfactory receptor 5B2-like, whose protein sequence is MTSMENTTRVTEFILLGLTDAPELQVPFFILFTLIYLMTVVGNLGMVTLISWDSHLHTPMYFFLSNLSLVHFGYSSVITPKVMAGFITGNKGISYNGCATQMFFFCSLAPIENYLLAAMAYDRQAAMCRPFHYNTTMTWNVCAALAVASCVCGFVDSTVHTFFTFSLSFCRSNVIHHFFCDIPVFLSLSCSDTHTTQLLVFLLGGFSAFCAILLILKSYLFIFIAILRMHSAKGRQKAISTCGSHLSAVCLLYGTDCFIYLKPSSSNSMDTNKFVSVFYTMTIPMLNPLVYSLRNKDVKNAFRKATWGQRLS, encoded by the coding sequence ATGACATCTATGGAGAACACAACACGTGTGACAGAGTTCATCCTTTTGGGATTAACAGATGCCCCAGAGCTTCAGGTGCCATTCTTCATTCTGTTCACCCTCATCTACCTCATGACtgtggtggggaacctggggaTGGTAACCTTAATCTCCTGGGATTCCCACCTCCACactcccatgtactttttcctcagtAACCTCTCCCTGGTGCATTTTGGTTACTCCTCAGTTATTACACCCAAAGTCATGGCTGGATTTATCACAGGCAACAAGGGCATCTCTTACAATGGATGTGCTAcacaaatgttctttttttgtagCCTTGCACCCATTGAAAATTATCTCCTGGCTGCTATGGCCTATGATCGCCAAGCAGCGATGTGTAGACCCTTCCATTACAACACCACCATGACATGGAATGTGTGTGCTGCTCTGGCAGTTGCTTCCTGTGTCTGTGGCTTTGTGGATTCTACTGTCCACACATTTTTCACCTTCAGCCTGTCCTTTTGTAGGTCCAATGTGATCCATCACTTCTTCTGTGATattcctgtctttctgtctctctcctgctcTGATACCCACACCACTCAATTGCTGGTCTTTCTGTTAGGAGGATTCAGTGCCTTTTGTGCCATCCTACTCATCTTGAAGTCCTACCTGTTCATCTTTATAGCCATCCTGAGGATGCACTCTGCCAAGGGTCGGCAGAAAGCCATCTCTACCTGTGGCTCCCACCTGTCTGCAGTCTGCCTATTGTATGGGACAGACTGTTTCATTTACTTAAAACCCAGTTCCAGTAATTCCATGGACACAAATAAATTTGTGTCAGTGTTCTACACCATGACCATTCCCATGCTGAACCCTCTGGTCTATAGTTTGAGGAACAAAGATGTCAAGAATGCTTTCAGGAAAGCTACCTGGGGGCAAAGACTTTCTTAG